From Verrucomicrobiia bacterium, a single genomic window includes:
- a CDS encoding ubiquitin-like domain-containing protein — MIRKKLHLSDADKEYVERMKRHPFVVPVSTFLVLFFITLISVIIFNGRDVVPSDSHVIELSMDGTKQSIPTRASTVGEFLERANITLGEKDIVEPAKDTTIYDEELRINVYRARPVTIVEENGLRTFAYSAATTPRSVVQQAGVTVYPEDNLSSEVPDNFLREGVLGEKVVIDRSTPVNINLYGTHVPLRTHAKTVAEFLKEKNVQLSKDDTVQPAPTTLITPEIQVFVLRSGTQIATAEEAIPMPLEYIEDSSLSAGSQAVRQAGAPGKKVVTYQIELVNSKEVSRKKIQEVIASPPIKQIVARGPQSSFGQALARLRQCEAGGNYAINTGNGFYGAYQFNVSTWNGYGGFTYPSDAPAGVQDQKATETYQRRGWQPWPGCTKKLGLQDTYR; from the coding sequence ATGATTCGCAAAAAACTCCATCTCAGCGACGCGGACAAAGAGTACGTGGAGCGCATGAAGAGGCACCCGTTCGTTGTGCCGGTGAGCACTTTTTTGGTACTGTTTTTCATTACACTCATCAGTGTCATTATCTTTAACGGTCGAGACGTGGTGCCGTCGGACTCGCACGTTATCGAGCTATCTATGGACGGCACCAAGCAATCTATTCCCACCCGTGCCAGCACCGTGGGTGAGTTTTTGGAGCGCGCCAATATTACTTTGGGAGAAAAAGACATTGTCGAGCCAGCCAAAGACACCACCATCTACGACGAAGAGCTTCGTATCAATGTCTATCGGGCCAGGCCGGTGACTATCGTAGAGGAGAATGGCTTGCGCACCTTTGCGTACAGCGCTGCCACCACACCGCGGAGTGTAGTTCAGCAGGCTGGTGTCACCGTCTACCCAGAAGACAATCTGTCTTCGGAAGTGCCAGACAACTTTCTGAGAGAAGGGGTCTTGGGCGAAAAGGTGGTGATAGATCGCTCGACGCCAGTCAATATTAATCTGTACGGTACCCACGTGCCGCTGCGCACACATGCCAAGACGGTGGCCGAGTTCTTAAAGGAAAAGAACGTGCAGCTTAGCAAAGACGATACGGTGCAGCCCGCACCGACCACACTCATCACGCCCGAGATACAAGTATTCGTGCTGCGCAGTGGTACGCAGATTGCTACCGCAGAGGAGGCTATTCCTATGCCGCTCGAATATATTGAAGATTCCTCGCTGTCTGCCGGGTCGCAGGCTGTTCGGCAAGCCGGTGCACCTGGTAAAAAAGTGGTGACGTATCAAATTGAGTTGGTGAACAGCAAGGAAGTGTCGCGTAAGAAAATTCAGGAGGTCATTGCCTCGCCACCCATAAAACAGATTGTGGCTCGTGGACCCCAGAGCAGCTTTGGCCAGGCTTTGGCCCGGCTGCGGCAGTGTGAGGCCGGGGGCAATTATGCTATTAACACGGGCAATGGGTTTTATGGGGCGTATCAGTTTAACGTCAGCACCTGGAATGGCTATGGCGGCTTTACGTATCCGTCTGACGCACCTGCCGGCGTACAGGACCAAAAAGCTACTGAAACTTACCAGCGTCGTGGTTGGCAGCCATGGCCTGGTTGCACCAAGAAGCTCGGACTACAAGACACTTACAGGTAG
- a CDS encoding class I SAM-dependent methyltransferase: MSDLLLSEATGAAVVGLSISINQLRNLQRMSEQTGSDYTMAAKGDMQRLPFGDEAIDHVYSINAIYHVDDPGAVIDESYRALATGGRLGVDDWFVTNMITDEQLTMLRNNWSTSSNGFHNINTFSRQIEAAGFGLTEVTDLTEEAGEFLSEERFGTTYDTQVSPVLLDAFPRLYQYEGYEQSHAQMAVDQLRSDILYMGELYRSGAAVYRQIIAEK, encoded by the coding sequence GTGTCTGACCTCTTATTGTCAGAGGCCACCGGTGCGGCAGTCGTTGGGCTGAGCATCAGCATTAACCAGCTGCGCAACCTACAACGCATGTCCGAACAGACCGGCTCGGACTATACTATGGCAGCCAAAGGAGACATGCAACGGCTACCATTTGGTGACGAGGCTATCGATCACGTGTACTCAATTAACGCCATCTATCACGTCGATGATCCCGGTGCAGTTATAGACGAAAGCTACCGCGCCCTGGCTACGGGTGGGCGACTTGGCGTGGATGACTGGTTTGTCACTAATATGATCACCGACGAGCAACTGACTATGTTGCGTAACAACTGGAGCACTAGCTCTAATGGATTTCACAATATCAACACTTTCAGCAGACAAATAGAAGCAGCTGGCTTTGGCTTGACAGAAGTAACCGACCTCACCGAAGAGGCCGGTGAATTTTTAAGCGAAGAGCGCTTTGGTACGACATATGACACGCAAGTTTCCCCGGTCCTCTTAGACGCTTTTCCACGACTCTATCAATATGAAGGTTACGAGCAATCCCATGCTCAAATGGCGGTAGATCAATTGCGCTCTGACATCCTCTACATGGGCGAACTATATCGCAGTGGCGCAGCCGTATATCGCCAGATTATCGCCGAAAAATAA
- a CDS encoding phytanoyl-CoA dioxygenase family protein, whose amino-acid sequence MKMGSRQLRDTLAQRGYCVIPNIIDSDMLQSLKERFSQDALAPMAKGNFGDAGAFVVADYHDPVIVNLLTWPKTMETLSALGFSAPKLHNFYVSTKPPQAAGLAWHSDLFYEYDMAEPAELFLIYYLQDTTPENGCLRVVPSSHLWPHKQRHQQPHDAALRSDEIDVPIKTGELFIGDRRLLHATHANQADTWRTCLTIAYAPRFDTLAEPIKALIVRNRCLPPAGWHKQAQHDLDPRLTPVLPIYEGTAQPIATV is encoded by the coding sequence ATGAAAATGGGATCTAGGCAACTTAGAGACACACTGGCACAGCGCGGTTACTGTGTTATTCCGAACATCATTGATAGTGACATGCTTCAGTCACTTAAAGAGCGATTTAGCCAGGACGCCTTGGCTCCTATGGCAAAGGGAAATTTTGGCGACGCTGGTGCGTTTGTGGTTGCAGACTATCACGACCCCGTAATCGTAAACCTACTGACATGGCCAAAAACCATGGAGACCCTTTCTGCGCTGGGCTTTTCGGCTCCTAAACTCCATAATTTTTATGTCTCGACCAAACCCCCACAAGCAGCTGGCTTGGCATGGCACTCGGACCTTTTTTATGAATACGATATGGCAGAACCGGCCGAATTATTTCTGATCTACTACCTGCAGGACACAACACCAGAAAACGGCTGTCTGCGTGTTGTGCCTTCATCACACCTGTGGCCCCATAAACAGCGACACCAGCAGCCTCATGATGCTGCTCTCCGCAGCGATGAGATAGACGTGCCGATAAAGACAGGCGAGCTCTTCATTGGCGACCGCCGACTCCTCCATGCCACTCACGCTAACCAGGCAGATACCTGGCGAACCTGCCTGACCATTGCGTACGCACCACGGTTCGATACGCTCGCCGAACCCATCAAGGCCCTGATTGTCCGCAATCGGTGCCTCCCCCCAGCAGGGTGGCACAAACAGGCACAGCATGATTTAGACCCACGACTCACTCCAGTCCTGCCAATCTATGAAGGTACCGCCCAGCCTATCGCTACGGTCTAG
- a CDS encoding PPC domain-containing DNA-binding protein, translated as MTYRFDGYNWLVRFDRGEKLIEGLTKLVKDENIKGVWVSGLGAAEGAEVGFYNLETKAYQWKKLDGLLEITSLQGNVAWEDDQPVLHIHGTFSDHSLQAFGGHIKELHVGGTCEVLLHRWYEQEGLHRTLDSQTGLHLLDL; from the coding sequence ATGACGTATAGATTTGATGGATACAATTGGCTGGTGCGTTTTGACAGGGGCGAAAAGCTGATCGAGGGACTTACTAAACTTGTTAAGGATGAAAATATTAAGGGCGTATGGGTTAGTGGTCTGGGCGCTGCCGAAGGGGCGGAGGTGGGTTTTTATAACTTAGAAACCAAGGCCTACCAATGGAAAAAGTTAGACGGTCTACTAGAGATTACCAGCTTGCAGGGTAACGTGGCGTGGGAGGATGATCAGCCGGTGCTGCATATTCATGGCACTTTTAGTGACCACAGCCTACAGGCTTTTGGTGGCCATATAAAGGAACTGCACGTGGGCGGCACCTGCGAAGTATTGTTGCACCGCTGGTATGAGCAAGAGGGGCTGCACCGTACCCTGGATAGCCAGACTGGCTTGCATTTGCTAGACCTCTAA
- a CDS encoding radical SAM protein, producing the protein MTDGPSAEQERPPTPVTFLPFPGSPKNLEAPEPPEGYDPKTTEFILKTYELCNLACTYCYMYELRDKSYLQQPAAMSYEVAEQAAVQIGEHAEEHDLENVKIIFHGGEPLLSYLLDRDYYRIVTRNFRDTLGDRADFNMQTNGTLIAKHPEVLDMLHETGIKIGISLDGDPETHDALRIKRDGSGSFADVAAGIRTFAEWNTEGGSKSALGLLSVINLQADPHKVYDTLTQAEFGAASFDLLFPLAHHSLLPPGYASDYDQPGASTPYADWLIPLYDRWAQEDAGRISIRLFRSIQRLAVGLSAKAEYVGNSFARNLTIEANGNMALPDSYRSIGDGAIALLDAKGQPMNVETHSIDEAAQHHKVVRYRLGKQALSATCQKCHIVNICGAGLQANRWRDGDSLEEGGNFDNPSVYSQDLMKLILHIRTSVWGQIKEVLAKAEAPT; encoded by the coding sequence ATGACAGACGGGCCGTCGGCCGAACAAGAACGACCACCGACGCCTGTTACTTTTTTGCCTTTTCCCGGAAGCCCCAAAAATCTGGAGGCGCCTGAGCCGCCAGAAGGATACGATCCAAAGACTACTGAGTTCATTCTTAAAACATACGAATTGTGCAATCTGGCCTGCACTTACTGTTATATGTATGAGCTGAGGGACAAAAGTTATCTGCAACAACCTGCTGCTATGAGCTATGAAGTGGCCGAACAGGCAGCTGTTCAAATTGGAGAGCACGCGGAAGAACACGACCTAGAGAATGTGAAGATCATCTTTCATGGGGGTGAGCCGCTCCTAAGTTATCTATTGGACAGAGATTACTATCGGATAGTTACCCGTAACTTTAGGGACACGTTGGGCGACCGGGCAGACTTCAACATGCAGACCAACGGCACGCTCATAGCCAAGCACCCTGAGGTCTTGGACATGCTGCACGAGACGGGTATAAAGATAGGCATCAGCCTGGACGGAGACCCAGAAACTCACGATGCTTTGCGCATCAAGCGTGATGGCAGTGGCAGCTTTGCAGACGTCGCTGCGGGTATCCGGACTTTTGCAGAATGGAATACAGAAGGTGGCAGTAAATCCGCCCTGGGTCTGTTGAGTGTAATTAATTTGCAGGCAGACCCGCACAAGGTTTACGACACACTGACTCAAGCAGAATTTGGGGCTGCCTCGTTTGACCTGCTATTCCCGCTTGCACACCATTCGTTGCTTCCGCCCGGCTATGCATCAGACTACGACCAACCGGGAGCATCGACACCCTATGCAGACTGGCTCATTCCACTCTATGACCGCTGGGCCCAAGAGGATGCCGGGCGAATATCTATCCGTCTTTTCCGATCCATCCAACGACTGGCCGTCGGGCTGAGCGCGAAAGCTGAGTACGTTGGCAACTCATTTGCCAGAAACCTCACCATCGAAGCCAACGGCAACATGGCTCTACCCGATAGCTATAGGTCGATAGGCGATGGTGCCATCGCCTTGCTCGACGCCAAAGGCCAGCCCATGAATGTCGAAACACACAGCATCGACGAGGCGGCCCAACATCACAAGGTCGTCCGCTACCGCCTGGGCAAACAAGCGTTGTCCGCCACATGCCAAAAGTGTCACATTGTAAATATCTGCGGGGCCGGACTTCAGGCAAACCGGTGGCGGGACGGTGATTCCCTGGAAGAAGGGGGTAATTTTGATAACCCCTCTGTATATAGCCAGGATCTCATGAAACTTATTTTGCATATTCGGACAAGTGTATGGGGCCAGATCAAAGAGGTACTTGCCAAGGCCGAGGCACCAACTTAG
- a CDS encoding Fic family protein: MVEQEVTPREQCEKSYEPRVESMARALELEHRIYKLEEELFGNDPALRVIETTLFIDPVFHRSAVIMGAPKYPERMFSHEGWAGWLSARLFAREYGNQPLTVDCLKELNRRFLQRIDPENAGKLRESTTWGGVFNRGVLRPIVCTDEQIATLDANPLLEFDTPIPDDPHYGLIHYKSPPDEIESLLYEVCNDYNQSCRTRGNPTHAAARMQRKLSSIHPFRAWNGGASRILMNLALENAGMAPSAPRDFDQDIFLSLKEWAYRIAVGTTGHMFQEAATGTTDPVRLLNLTRQKQLYDSGAPSFTRATPTIKKYGDGHNRLQYEAFIGKFEAGNFLLSFNPEGLRHFLKEPQKTQPNNF; the protein is encoded by the coding sequence ATGGTCGAGCAAGAGGTGACGCCAAGAGAGCAGTGTGAGAAATCGTATGAACCACGCGTTGAATCTATGGCTCGGGCGCTGGAGTTAGAACACCGAATATACAAGCTCGAGGAGGAGCTCTTTGGTAACGATCCGGCCCTCCGGGTCATTGAAACTACGCTGTTTATTGACCCCGTTTTTCATAGGTCAGCCGTCATAATGGGTGCACCAAAATATCCAGAAAGAATGTTTAGTCATGAAGGCTGGGCGGGGTGGCTAAGTGCCCGACTGTTTGCCCGAGAATATGGTAATCAACCTCTTACGGTTGACTGCCTAAAGGAACTAAACAGACGCTTTCTGCAAAGAATAGACCCGGAGAATGCCGGGAAGTTGAGGGAGAGCACCACATGGGGTGGCGTGTTCAATCGTGGGGTATTGCGGCCAATTGTGTGTACCGATGAGCAAATTGCCACGCTAGATGCGAATCCACTTCTAGAATTCGACACGCCCATACCTGATGACCCACATTACGGCCTTATCCACTACAAATCCCCACCTGATGAGATAGAGAGCTTACTTTATGAGGTCTGTAATGACTATAATCAGTCATGCAGGACCAGGGGGAACCCCACACACGCCGCCGCGCGCATGCAGCGCAAACTCAGTAGCATTCACCCCTTTCGTGCATGGAACGGCGGAGCATCGCGAATACTCATGAACCTTGCTCTTGAAAACGCTGGCATGGCACCCAGCGCGCCAAGAGATTTTGATCAGGACATTTTTCTAAGTCTCAAGGAGTGGGCCTACAGGATAGCAGTAGGTACAACCGGCCACATGTTTCAGGAAGCAGCAACGGGCACAACTGATCCGGTCCGACTCCTGAATCTTACACGACAAAAGCAACTCTATGACTCGGGAGCTCCGAGCTTTACCCGTGCTACGCCCACAATCAAAAAATATGGAGACGGGCACAACCGCCTTCAGTACGAAGCGTTCATAGGCAAATTCGAGGCTGGTAATTTCCTGTTATCGTTTAATCCTGAGGGCTTGCGGCACTTCCTTAAAGAGCCCCAGAAAACACAACCGAATAACTTCTAA
- the rsmA gene encoding 16S rRNA (adenine(1518)-N(6)/adenine(1519)-N(6))-dimethyltransferase RsmA, translating into MNASSSLPKKSLGQHWLRDATVLAAMCDAAEVDAKDTVLEIGPGLGTLTELLTKRAKAVVAVEFDQSLAQALPGSVEADNLSTVQQDILKFDLTTLPPKYKIVANIPYYLTSNLIRVMSESMNPPALATLLVQKEVAMRVAATPGDMSLLSVSAQFYWEVSIGREVPAELFTPPPKVDSQILILKWRTKPAFPGTDIQLFFQVVKAGFSARRKTLLNSLSGGLRLEKPVVQDLLETAGIAPGLRPQALSLDQWHALYKVYHERLQP; encoded by the coding sequence GTGAACGCCTCATCCTCATTGCCAAAGAAATCCCTTGGGCAGCACTGGCTGCGTGATGCTACTGTTCTGGCCGCCATGTGTGACGCCGCCGAGGTAGACGCCAAAGATACGGTGCTAGAGATCGGGCCGGGCCTGGGTACTCTAACCGAGCTGCTGACCAAACGGGCTAAAGCAGTTGTTGCCGTAGAGTTTGACCAGTCACTGGCCCAAGCACTGCCAGGGTCGGTTGAGGCTGATAATTTGTCTACAGTTCAACAGGATATCCTAAAATTCGACCTGACTACCTTGCCGCCCAAGTACAAGATTGTTGCCAATATCCCGTACTACTTGACCAGCAACCTTATACGCGTCATGAGCGAATCTATGAACCCGCCAGCTCTTGCCACGTTGTTGGTACAAAAGGAAGTAGCTATGCGGGTAGCGGCTACCCCGGGCGATATGTCGCTGCTGAGTGTGAGTGCTCAGTTTTATTGGGAGGTCAGTATTGGCCGAGAAGTACCGGCCGAGCTGTTTACGCCACCACCCAAAGTTGACTCGCAGATCCTAATACTCAAATGGCGCACCAAGCCCGCCTTTCCCGGAACGGATATACAATTGTTTTTCCAGGTGGTAAAAGCCGGGTTCTCGGCTCGTCGCAAGACACTCCTGAACTCTCTGAGCGGTGGCCTGCGGCTGGAGAAACCAGTGGTACAAGACTTGCTAGAGACGGCCGGTATAGCACCCGGTTTGCGCCCTCAGGCACTCAGCCTAGACCAATGGCACGCGCTTTATAAGGTCTATCACGAGCGCTTGCAGCCCTAA
- a CDS encoding MarR family winged helix-turn-helix transcriptional regulator, translating into MKPTNNIGYLLQHTASTLARQSDQVLQERLGIGFSQFKILMTLQWNPSVQQKHIAESLGQTEASISRQIKLMHEASLLQSKISPRNKREHITTLTHKGQRLADEALNVLNGYHAPMWEAIGEKGQRQLIELLRSMHQEACKGDKPGRCHQSYLD; encoded by the coding sequence ATGAAGCCTACAAACAATATCGGTTACCTGCTGCAACATACCGCTTCTACCCTGGCCCGCCAATCTGACCAAGTATTGCAGGAGCGGCTAGGGATAGGCTTTTCACAGTTCAAAATACTCATGACACTGCAGTGGAATCCCAGTGTCCAGCAAAAACACATAGCCGAGAGCCTGGGCCAGACAGAGGCCAGTATTTCGCGCCAAATAAAACTGATGCACGAGGCCAGTTTGTTGCAGAGCAAAATCAGCCCCCGCAACAAGCGCGAGCATATCACCACTCTGACCCACAAAGGCCAACGCCTGGCAGATGAAGCCCTGAATGTACTGAATGGTTATCACGCTCCCATGTGGGAGGCCATTGGCGAGAAGGGCCAACGCCAGCTGATAGAACTACTCAGAAGCATGCACCAAGAAGCCTGCAAAGGCGACAAGCCTGGTCGCTGTCACCAGAGCTACCTCGATTAA